The Gimibacter soli genome includes a region encoding these proteins:
- a CDS encoding bifunctional [glutamine synthetase] adenylyltransferase/[glutamine synthetase]-adenylyl-L-tyrosine phosphorylase, whose amino-acid sequence MTACHSPYPNPHDTANTDEIWAILCEVAAENGDPLPANRALADAVFGNSPFLATTARRRPATAIRVLAEGPDACLASVFAVLDADRLEGENTASLMAVLRQAKADVALITAFADVSGEWPLLKVTAALSDFASKALDLAVAHLLEIRMRAGELGWPRGEPESVSPRLSAGTGFFVLGMGKLGAGELNYSSDIDLILFYEPEAISYTGRKTLGDCYVRLARDLIEMMEKRTGDGYVFRTDLRLRPDPASNPLAMTVGAAEVYYHSMAVNWERSAMIKAATVAGDRQAGADFLASLSSWIWRRTIDFAALADIAAIKNQINRHYGQQELSFEGYNVKLGQGGIREVEFYTQVHQLLFAGRHPSLILRGTLEALDALVAEELIEPEIRDTLAAAYIFLRTLEHRIQMVNDDQTHEIPTEPDDIARLATFCGFASPAELKDALFDHTRAVKAIYDAFLPQSADDEDARTKPEAIEATLTELGYSDVPSIAAIIDGWRRGRYRALKNDRSKNLMKKLLPRLVDAFAATDAPSAALTRFDQFIEQLPAGVQLFSLLDANPSLFKLLARVMGLAPALAETLAKKPSLWDAVLDPDFFMPVEEEDELAAILKSMLRRAKDYQDILDIARRFVADYRFRIGVHGLEGIAGVEECAHALARVADVTLKALVPAVSEEFARRHGHFPGGSLAVLAMGKYGGGALTQTSDLDIVFLYDVPDMNAQSDGDRPLMPSQYFSRLCQNIITAITALTPEGRLFEVDTRLRPSGNQGPIVVTLKTFSDYYTEAAWTWEHMALTRARVVIASDAFGKAITSTIHGVLTAPRDGIALKAAVADMRLRLAKEFGTVNLYSVKHVRGGLVDIEFIGQYLMLREGARHTGVFIPELMAAFDRLTDCGALDAADAATLKDAYVLQHHLQSIFRLCLGKSPADDAEISAGLRDILTTALGIPCFDDLKASLARTQAAVYALYQSMLGDDRNDTENDQRNAT is encoded by the coding sequence ATGACCGCCTGTCACAGTCCATATCCCAATCCCCATGATACAGCAAATACGGACGAAATCTGGGCAATCCTTTGTGAAGTCGCGGCAGAGAATGGTGATCCCCTGCCCGCGAACCGCGCACTCGCTGATGCTGTGTTCGGTAACAGCCCGTTCCTCGCCACCACCGCCCGTCGCCGCCCTGCCACCGCGATCCGGGTTCTGGCCGAAGGGCCGGACGCCTGCCTCGCCAGCGTTTTCGCAGTACTGGATGCAGACAGGCTGGAGGGCGAGAATACCGCAAGCCTGATGGCGGTGTTGCGGCAGGCAAAGGCAGATGTGGCGCTGATCACAGCTTTTGCCGACGTGAGCGGCGAATGGCCGCTTTTAAAGGTCACTGCTGCCCTCAGCGATTTTGCCTCCAAAGCGCTCGACCTCGCGGTCGCCCACCTGCTGGAAATCCGCATGCGGGCGGGTGAACTCGGATGGCCGCGTGGCGAGCCCGAATCCGTCAGCCCGCGCCTGTCGGCGGGCACCGGCTTTTTTGTCCTTGGCATGGGCAAGCTTGGCGCCGGCGAGCTAAACTATTCATCCGACATTGACCTCATCCTGTTCTACGAGCCCGAAGCGATCAGCTACACCGGCCGCAAAACGCTGGGCGACTGTTATGTCCGCCTCGCCCGGGACCTGATCGAGATGATGGAGAAGCGCACCGGCGACGGTTATGTCTTCCGGACCGACCTGCGTCTTCGACCTGATCCTGCCTCCAACCCGCTCGCCATGACGGTGGGGGCCGCCGAGGTTTACTATCATTCGATGGCCGTCAACTGGGAACGCTCCGCCATGATCAAGGCGGCGACAGTGGCGGGAGACCGGCAGGCGGGTGCCGATTTCCTTGCCTCGCTTTCAAGCTGGATCTGGCGCCGCACCATCGATTTCGCCGCCCTTGCCGACATTGCCGCGATCAAGAACCAGATCAACCGGCACTATGGCCAGCAGGAGCTCTCGTTCGAGGGCTATAATGTGAAGCTCGGGCAAGGCGGCATCCGCGAGGTGGAGTTTTATACGCAGGTCCATCAGCTGCTGTTTGCCGGGCGGCATCCGTCGCTGATCCTGCGCGGCACACTCGAAGCACTGGATGCGCTGGTGGCGGAGGAGCTCATTGAGCCCGAAATCAGGGATACCCTTGCCGCAGCCTACATTTTCCTGCGCACGCTTGAGCATCGCATCCAGATGGTCAATGACGATCAGACCCACGAGATACCGACCGAGCCGGACGATATCGCGCGCCTTGCCACCTTCTGCGGGTTCGCGAGCCCTGCCGAGCTCAAGGACGCCCTTTTCGATCACACCCGCGCCGTGAAGGCCATCTATGATGCCTTCCTGCCGCAAAGCGCCGACGACGAAGACGCCCGCACCAAACCCGAAGCCATCGAGGCAACGCTGACCGAGCTTGGCTACAGCGATGTGCCGAGCATAGCCGCGATCATCGATGGCTGGCGCCGGGGCCGATACCGTGCACTCAAGAATGACCGTTCGAAAAACCTGATGAAGAAGCTGCTGCCCCGGCTTGTCGATGCCTTTGCAGCGACCGACGCGCCGTCGGCAGCCCTCACCCGTTTCGACCAGTTCATCGAACAACTACCGGCGGGTGTGCAGCTTTTCTCGCTTCTCGATGCCAACCCCTCGCTTTTCAAGCTGCTGGCCCGCGTGATGGGGCTGGCGCCCGCACTCGCTGAAACGCTCGCCAAAAAGCCTTCCCTCTGGGATGCGGTGCTTGATCCCGATTTCTTCATGCCGGTGGAGGAAGAAGACGAGCTTGCCGCCATCCTCAAATCTATGCTCCGGCGCGCCAAGGATTATCAGGATATCCTCGATATCGCCCGGCGCTTTGTGGCGGACTATCGCTTCCGCATCGGCGTGCACGGCCTTGAAGGCATCGCCGGCGTCGAGGAATGCGCCCACGCCCTTGCCCGTGTTGCCGATGTAACGCTTAAGGCGCTGGTGCCGGCAGTATCCGAGGAATTCGCCCGCCGCCACGGACATTTCCCCGGCGGCAGCCTTGCCGTGCTTGCCATGGGCAAATATGGCGGCGGCGCGCTGACCCAAACTTCCGACCTTGATATCGTGTTCCTGTATGACGTGCCGGACATGAATGCGCAGTCAGACGGCGACCGCCCCCTGATGCCGAGCCAGTATTTCTCGCGCCTCTGCCAGAATATCATCACGGCAATTACGGCACTGACGCCCGAAGGCCGACTGTTCGAGGTCGACACGCGCCTGCGCCCCTCGGGTAACCAGGGGCCGATTGTCGTCACACTCAAGACTTTCTCGGACTATTATACCGAAGCCGCCTGGACATGGGAGCATATGGCCCTGACCCGCGCGCGGGTGGTGATCGCCTCAGACGCTTTCGGCAAGGCTATAACAAGCACCATTCACGGTGTGCTGACCGCCCCCCGCGACGGTATCGCCCTCAAGGCTGCTGTTGCCGACATGCGGCTGCGGCTCGCCAAGGAGTTCGGCACCGTGAACCTCTACTCGGTGAAGCATGTGCGCGGCGGCCTCGTCGATATCGAGTTTATCGGCCAGTATCTGATGCTGCGCGAAGGGGCACGCCACACCGGCGTTTTCATACCCGAACTGATGGCAGCCTTCGACCGGCTCACCGATTGCGGCGCGCTTGATGCTGCAGACGCCGCCACACTGAAGGATGCCTATGTGCTGCAGCATCATCTGCAATCGATCTTCCGGCTGTGCCTTGGCAAATCGCCGGCGGATGACGCCGAAATCTCCGCAGGTTTGCGTGATATTCTCACCACGGCCCTCGGCATTCCCTGCTTCGATGATCTGAAGGCGAGCCTCGCACGTACCCAGGCGGCGGTTTACGCCCTCT
- a CDS encoding YhdP family protein, with protein sequence MLIRSCMFAGRALVWAVTLVVVIACLVTARLVIAPIDLGFARGMIEARVESLLPGWHIKYDSAEVGWDWRGVRPWVEMKGVAIDDGAARGRIRIPEMAVGLSRSTLLGNIGIATVRLDRPNVHFEKLDALMGQQNGPNPFKDLMADGRPVRPDLAGPFTHIVSGLASQLMKDISDLSSVEFRQLHLTIAGNETRAATDLMISRITFGQDGRRLDFDIRGDLAIGDMPASLGITATSYPEDETLDLMVRVGKLVPAELARHMEAPEVVSYFDLPVDVQASLSLSTAIGLESADVEVSLGDGRLSHVTAFPDGSPVPYGEIRAYWQPDEKAFEIEKVEVAAGKRVVKGDGLVYWVDASDTPGVQMNATIDEATIPEVLSYWPIKVDEEGNERGARVWVKEHISKGTARRGKFEFYMLPDGSGGLFDKHYLALSFSLDDVTTSYLNDMAPVSSISGRGLLTEDRLDIAIDRGVIMDMPLYGSRVLLTDIDVKNGAKGQFDIRVKGGVDQILALVTPPPVRVADRIGIDLARLGGEAELFASIKVPLIKDMPADAVRYDVAADITDARVSDLLGGEGIRNGALRLELDNDRIDVAGDARFNGVPMRLHWKEDFAAGRKDAEAETTLVELSGRLDHNGLKAFGLNFDTYINGDMRADASFTGRNFKFTKGSFKADVTATRVMVPELAWAKAAGVKATAAGLIEFEADGSTRVAPMSLKGDGIDADALFIWGAPDTGRFELSFDARALDNNRLSGIVVRTAGDQPYRVEVAAERLDLSGFLGSDLEDEPVSPAVQAAEGEPTPTIDLSLHADRVDLLNGETLQDLQLDTLFLNGAPTATDLTAILSGGDVGLTISADVNGDNTIRLKAADGGAFVRGLGYFSHLDGGALDLSGETSGWGRTLRLDGEAKIAKSLMVPTAKLDPAVQKGTMPALDKQLGDDGIPLDQINMKFRLRHGLLDIDDLKANGASLGVTLAGQVDAIQKKVNVNGVIVPAYGINAVVGKIPLIGAILTGGEGKGVIGITYRVKGMTDNPEVSVNALSGLAPGFLRFFFEGAKGKVATVKTPDAPPAAEGEAPKVEEAPVEDLPDQEAAEEEKPDSGNEEPAETPEAPTGSETQAE encoded by the coding sequence ATGCTGATCCGTTCCTGTATGTTCGCAGGCAGGGCGCTCGTTTGGGCCGTAACACTCGTTGTCGTGATCGCGTGCCTTGTGACGGCACGGTTGGTGATCGCGCCGATCGATCTTGGCTTTGCGCGCGGGATGATCGAGGCTCGCGTCGAATCCCTCCTGCCCGGATGGCACATCAAGTACGACAGCGCCGAGGTCGGCTGGGACTGGCGCGGCGTGCGGCCTTGGGTGGAGATGAAAGGCGTCGCAATCGATGATGGTGCCGCACGCGGGCGTATCCGTATCCCGGAAATGGCTGTGGGCCTCAGCCGCAGCACGCTTCTTGGCAATATCGGGATCGCGACCGTGCGGCTCGACAGGCCAAACGTGCATTTCGAAAAGCTTGATGCGCTGATGGGTCAGCAAAACGGCCCCAATCCGTTCAAGGACCTGATGGCCGATGGCCGCCCGGTCCGGCCCGACCTTGCAGGCCCTTTCACCCATATCGTCTCCGGCCTTGCCAGCCAGTTGATGAAGGATATTTCCGACCTCAGTTCGGTCGAATTTCGCCAGCTTCATCTGACCATTGCAGGGAATGAAACCCGCGCCGCCACGGACCTGATGATTTCCCGCATTACCTTCGGGCAGGATGGCCGGCGGCTGGATTTCGATATCCGTGGTGATCTTGCGATTGGCGACATGCCGGCGTCACTTGGCATTACCGCCACAAGCTATCCTGAAGACGAGACGCTCGACCTGATGGTGCGCGTCGGGAAGCTGGTGCCGGCTGAACTCGCGCGCCATATGGAAGCGCCGGAAGTCGTTTCCTATTTCGATCTGCCGGTCGATGTGCAGGCGAGCCTCAGCCTATCGACTGCCATCGGGCTTGAATCCGCTGATGTTGAAGTCAGCCTTGGTGATGGGCGCCTTTCACACGTAACCGCTTTCCCCGATGGCTCGCCGGTGCCCTACGGCGAAATCCGCGCCTACTGGCAGCCGGACGAAAAGGCTTTCGAGATTGAAAAGGTGGAAGTTGCCGCTGGCAAGCGCGTCGTGAAGGGCGACGGGCTTGTCTATTGGGTGGACGCCAGCGACACGCCGGGCGTTCAAATGAATGCGACCATCGACGAGGCGACGATCCCCGAAGTGCTGTCCTATTGGCCGATCAAGGTCGATGAGGAAGGCAATGAACGCGGCGCTCGTGTTTGGGTGAAAGAGCATATCTCGAAGGGCACGGCAAGGCGCGGCAAGTTCGAATTCTATATGCTGCCGGATGGCAGCGGCGGTTTGTTCGACAAGCACTATCTGGCGCTTTCCTTCAGCCTCGACGATGTGACGACCAGCTATCTGAACGATATGGCGCCGGTTTCCTCGATCAGCGGACGCGGGCTCCTCACCGAAGACAGGCTTGATATCGCCATCGACCGCGGCGTGATCATGGATATGCCGCTTTATGGGTCGCGCGTGCTGCTGACCGACATTGATGTTAAGAATGGCGCAAAGGGTCAGTTCGATATTCGTGTGAAAGGCGGGGTTGATCAAATCCTCGCCCTTGTGACGCCACCGCCGGTGCGCGTGGCGGATCGTATCGGCATCGATCTCGCCCGGCTTGGCGGCGAGGCCGAGCTTTTCGCCAGCATCAAGGTGCCGCTTATCAAGGATATGCCCGCCGACGCTGTTCGCTATGACGTGGCGGCGGATATAACGGATGCGCGGGTTTCCGATCTCCTCGGCGGCGAGGGCATCCGCAATGGCGCCTTGCGGCTGGAACTTGATAACGACCGGATCGACGTAGCGGGCGACGCACGCTTCAACGGTGTGCCGATGCGCCTGCACTGGAAGGAAGATTTCGCGGCTGGCCGCAAGGACGCCGAGGCGGAAACCACCCTTGTCGAACTGTCGGGTCGGCTGGATCACAACGGCCTCAAGGCCTTCGGATTGAATTTCGATACCTATATCAATGGCGACATGCGCGCGGATGCCAGCTTCACCGGCCGCAATTTCAAATTCACCAAAGGCAGCTTCAAGGCAGACGTGACGGCGACGCGCGTGATGGTGCCTGAACTTGCATGGGCGAAGGCAGCGGGCGTGAAGGCAACGGCCGCCGGGCTTATCGAATTTGAAGCTGACGGCAGTACGCGGGTGGCGCCGATGTCGTTGAAGGGCGATGGGATCGATGCCGATGCGCTCTTTATCTGGGGTGCGCCGGATACGGGCCGTTTCGAACTCAGCTTCGATGCTCGCGCGCTTGATAACAACCGGTTGAGTGGCATTGTGGTGCGCACGGCGGGTGACCAGCCCTACCGGGTTGAAGTCGCCGCCGAGCGGCTCGACCTTTCAGGTTTCCTCGGGTCAGACCTTGAAGACGAGCCGGTGTCACCAGCCGTGCAGGCGGCAGAAGGGGAGCCGACACCAACCATTGACCTCAGCCTGCATGCAGACCGGGTTGACCTCCTGAACGGTGAAACGCTGCAGGACCTGCAGCTTGATACATTGTTCCTGAACGGCGCCCCGACCGCGACCGACCTGACGGCGATCCTTTCGGGCGGCGATGTCGGGCTGACGATCAGCGCGGACGTCAACGGCGACAATACAATCCGGCTGAAGGCCGCAGATGGCGGTGCCTTCGTACGCGGCCTTGGCTATTTCAGCCATCTTGATGGCGGCGCGCTTGATCTTTCCGGCGAGACAAGCGGCTGGGGCCGCACCCTGCGCCTGGACGGCGAGGCGAAGATCGCCAAATCGTTGATGGTGCCGACCGCCAAGCTTGATCCAGCCGTTCAGAAAGGCACCATGCCGGCGCTCGACAAGCAGCTTGGCGACGATGGTATTCCGCTTGACCAGATCAATATGAAATTCCGCCTGCGTCACGGGCTTCTGGATATCGACGACCTGAAAGCCAACGGCGCCTCGCTTGGCGTGACGCTAGCGGGCCAGGTGGATGCGATCCAGAAGAAGGTGAATGTGAACGGCGTAATCGTGCCCGCCTATGGCATCAATGCAGTAGTCGGCAAAATCCCGCTGATCGGTGCGATCCTGACCGGCGGCGAAGGCAAGGGCGTCATCGGCATCACCTACCGGGTGAAGGGCATGACCGATAATCCGGAAGTCTCCGTGAATGCACTATCCGGCCTTGCACCCGGCTTCCTGCGCTTCTTCTTCGAAGGCGCCAAGGGCAAGGTCGCGACCGTCAAGACACCAGATGCACCACCTGCCGCCGAAGGTGAGGCGCCGAAGGTGGAAGAAGCCCCGGTCGAGGATTTGCCGGATCAGGAAGCAGCCGAAGAAGAAAAGCCGGACAGTGGAAACGAAGAACCGGCCGAAACGCCCGAGGCGCCGACCGGTTCCGAAACCCAAGCTGAATAG